One stretch of Arachis hypogaea cultivar Tifrunner chromosome 20, arahy.Tifrunner.gnm2.J5K5, whole genome shotgun sequence DNA includes these proteins:
- the LOC112786533 gene encoding protein FAR1-RELATED SEQUENCE 5-like: MENRKREPKSETHCGCLARFVVRFVAYTGRWHVALFVESHNHDCLDPRLVGFLPTHRKMAEADASQMNNMKDAGISTPHIYAMLANQAGGYKNINYTLRDMYNEIARGRRHVLGDARAALRYLKNQKAEDTSLYYEHIVDAKGVLRALFWCDGRSQLDYEVFGDVLAFDATYKKNKYLCPVVVFSGVNHHNQTVVFGSALVTDESKEVYVWLLQQLLAAMKEKAPVSVITDDAPSMRFAIETVFPNSHNRLCAWHLIRNATSNVGNPKFTSMFKKCMLGDYEISVFEQKWFGIVEEFGVAEKNWIIDMYEKRHMWATAHIRGKFFAGFRTTSRCEGLHSIIAKYVKSQYNLVDFIKHFKRCLTYLRYKEVEADYVSISGLPVLKTALEPLERSASNFYTRELFFIFRPMLVRAARMKVLQDMAFDSFVLYTISKYGSLNSSWEVSVDNERTKFNCSCLRMNSFEIPCEHIVCVLGFLNILELPKSLVLTRWSKNAKKSTFDSSGVTWESIILSQYGCLMDWCRQLSYVASRRQERFHLVRETVMSLIEDFKIEDEQEKQVGAQADDSDGIFPKNPQSCRSKCHPGEKIK; the protein is encoded by the coding sequence atGGAAAATAGAAAAAGGGAGCCAAAATCTGAGACTCATTGTGGTTGTCTGGCTAGGTTTGTAGTTCGTTTTGTGGCTTACACTGGAAGATGGCATGTGGCTTTGTTTGTTGAATCGCACAATCATGATTGCCTTGATCCTAGGTTAGTTGGTTTCCTTCCTACACATAGAAAAATGGCAGAAGCTGATGCTAGTCAAATGAACAACATGAAGGATGCAGGCATTAGCACACCCCATATATATGCTATGTTAGCTAATCAAGCAGGtggttataaaaatattaattataccTTAAGGGATATGTATAATGAGATTGCTAGGGGAAGGCGTCATGTCCTGGGTGATGCTAGAGCGGCATTGCGATACCTCAAAAACCAGAAAGCTGAAGATACAAGCCTCTATTATGAGCACATAGTTGATGCTAAAGGGGTATTGCGAGCTCTATTTTGGTGTGATGGAAGAAGCCAATTAGATTATGAAGTATTTGGAGATGTGCTTGCCTTTGATGCGACATACAAGAAGAACAAGTACTTGTGTCCGGTAGTAGTGTTTTCCGGTGTGAATCATCACAACCAAACAGTGGTATTTGGAAGTGCTCTAGTTACCGATGAGAGTAAGGAGGTCTACGTGTGGTTATTACAGCAACTATTGGCAGCCATGAAGGAAAAAGCACCTGTATCTGTCATTACAGATGATGCTCCATCAATGAGGTTTGCAATTGAGACGGTATTCCCAAATTCTCATAATAGATTATGTGCTTGGCACCTCATTCGGAACGCCACAAGTAATGTTGGAAACCCAAAATTTACATCTATGTTCAAGAAGTGCATGCTAGGAGATTATGAGATTAGTGTGTTTGAGCAGAAGTGGTTTGGAATAGTTGAGGAGTTTGGTGTAGCTGAAAAGAATTGGATTATTGACATGTACGAGAAAAGGCATATGTGGGCCACTGCACATATTCGAGGCAAGTTTTTTGCAGGATTTAGGACAACTTCTCGATGCGAAGGTTTGCACTCTATTATTGCAAAATATGTTAAATCTCAATACAATTTGGTTGATTTCATAAAGCATTTTAAGCGGTGTCTTACCTACCTAAGATATAAGGAGGTTGAAGCTGACTATGTTTCCATATCTGGTCTTCCGGTACTTAAAACAGCATTAGAACCTCTGGAAAGGTCTGCATCAAATTTCTATACACGagagttattttttatatttcgaCCAATGCTTGTTAGGGCTGCAAGAATGAAGGTTTTGCAAGATATGGCATTTGATTCATTTGTACTTTATACAATATCTAAATATGGAAGTCTAAATAGTTCATGGGAGGTGTCTGTGGATAATGAAAGGACGAAGTTTAATTGTTCATGCTTAAGGATGAATTCTTTTGAAATTCCGTGTGAGCATATAGTTTGTGTGCTGGGGTTTCTTAACATCCTTGAGCTACCAAAGTCTCTTGTGTTGACAAGATGGTCGAAGAATGCCAAGAAAAGCACTTTCGATTCAAGTGGCGTTACTTGGGAGTCTATAATATTGAGTCAATATGGATGCTTGATGGATTGGTGTCGGCAGCTGTCCTATGTCGCTAGTCGAAGGCAGGAGAGATTCCACCTTGTTCGAGAAACTGTTATGAGCCTAATCGAAGATTTCAAGATTGAAGATGAACAAGAAAAGCAAGTTGGTGCGCAAGCTGATGATTCAGATGGTATTTTTCCTAAGAATCCACAAAGTTGTAGGTCTAAGTGTCATCCAGGTGAGAAGATCAAATGA